Part of the Trypanosoma brucei gambiense DAL972 chromosome 6, complete sequence genome is shown below.
GTAAGGAACCTGAAATGCATCCCCTAGAAACTTGTGCAGCAGCTCACTGATGTCGCTCATCAGCTCTGAAGTCTGCTCTGTGACCCATACTTCCAACATGAAAGCAGCCGCTCGCACCTTCAGGGCAATACCGTTGACACTGTTGCGCACAGACCTTGACCAGGACTCCCCAACAGTGCGGCAAAGAAGATGCAACCAAGCATCGTCAACCACTTGAGGCCTTACCTTCGCCCTCACAATACCGCCATCACGATTCCTCAGATCCTCCCACTTTGGATTGATACCATCGCGGAAGAGGTACAACGTCCCAGCGCACATACGTGTTGGCTCCGGAATATTGTTGAAGACTTTCcagaaggaagaaatgcaGTCCATACGGAAAACGAGCGTGGGGTCATAAGTACTTTCCCTCGTGCTGTCGGGCCCGCCAACTGGAAGGTAGAAGAGACACCAGGGGTCGCCAAATCTCATATCACCAGAGTCGGGAGTGAGGGTAAAAGGCGAGGGTTTCGTCATGTTGGAGCGGTTCAGCGTGCGGCGCGGCAAAAAAGCCGGCGCCGAGGCTTTCAATGAGCTGCACCTGCTAATTTCTAATACCTCCTCATCCGTTTTGTCGACACTGATCTCCGCCACAATAGGCGTTGACCCGGCCTTGGGAACTGGCGATGTTGCCGACCGCACGCCATTACTTTTCGTACATGTAGTAACCCAACTGGAGGTAGAGGGAGAACCGCTTTGCTGTTTCcgctgcaactccttctctACCGCAAGGTCTGCAGTTGATGTTGGCAGTGGCATAAGTGAGCCGGCCGCTGCACCCCGTGGTACGTAACTTACTGCATTAGGGCTCATGTGAAATGCCGCCGAAGGCGCATGCACGGGACTCATTCGAGTGGGTATTACATGAGTTGAAACGGGGCTACGTGTAGGCGGGGGCACCActgtttgctgttgctgccctTGTGGGGGACACGACGGAGATTGAGGAGTTGTCGCCTGTGCAGAAAACCCACTATGTGTTGTGATGGTGTTAGTGGATGTCATGGAAGTTGTGAACCCAGTCTTGGGGGTAGGCAACGTAGCGCGAGCCGTTAAAGTAGTCGGTGTGGGTGCAGTTACGGCTACCGCCGACGATCTTTTCTGCCATGACGGAGTGTACTCCACCGCATCAGCACGTAAATTTTGCATCAACACTGCCGATCAGATGAAGGTCACTACCAGCCTCCTCACCGGTACTAGTATACGACGGCTTAGTTCGTTCCTACGTAAACAAACGTACGGCACGCCAcaactatatatatatatatatatatatttcaattgttttgtttacaaCTCCACACAGTATATCCGTCGCGCTCACCTTTTACTTACCTGGCGTACACGCCACTTTGTTTaaccttttttatttattctcgTTTACCTCTTCTAAGAGACACACACAATACCTCCCGTATACTGGAGTTGCTGATGTGACCCTTAAAACAGTTCGTGATACAATTACCACAGTTAATATTATTTACTTCGTATTCTTATTATTGCTTTCGTTTCCTCCGCTTATACACACGAGTGCCCCTTGGTAGTTTCGTTTCGTTCACGTGGGCTACTTGAAATTCttcaaacgaaacaaaaagaaagaggaggataatACCAGTATAATCTGCCTAACCACCCCTTTACTTGGTCAGTTTAATGCTATTACACAGCCTCCCACGCTGACCCTTCACGGTAATGAGATAAAAATGTAataagagaaagagaaagtggggcaaagaaaaaaaatagttcaACGCTGCAGCAGTTCCACAGGGCGGTCCGGAGAAAATGAGCGATCGCACCATCGATaacagggggaaaatagttcatatatatatagacacGGGGATAGGATGAAGGTGTTCATCACTACCATCGCTCTCCTCTTTTCAAAGACCTAATCGGTAATTATTAATTAATGCTTTCCCATCTGTTATGGACAAACAATCGTACCATCCTTCAAAATAACAACAccagagagaaggaaaaaaacaaggcacAAACACGAAACTCGGATAATTTCTTTCCTCTGCCCTTCACTTCACTACGGTGTCACACGCTGCGGGTCGCGCGGGAAGAGCGACGTCAGACGTACGTTGTGTAAACCAAGGTACAACATTACCACGCGCTCGAGTCCAACACCAAATCCACCATGCGGCCATGCTCCAAGTCTGAAGGAGTCCACGTAGTC
Proteins encoded:
- a CDS encoding eukaryotic translation initiation factor 4e,putative, with protein sequence MQNLRADAVEYTPSWQKRSSAVAVTAPTPTTLTARATLPTPKTGFTTSMTSTNTITTHSGFSAQATTPQSPSCPPQGQQQQTVVPPPTRSPVSTHVIPTRMSPVHAPSAAFHMSPNAVSYVPRGAAAGSLMPLPTSTADLAVEKELQRKQQSGSPSTSSWVTTCTKSNGVRSATSPVPKAGSTPIVAEISVDKTDEEVLEISRCSSLKASAPAFLPRRTLNRSNMTKPSPFTLTPDSGDMRFGDPWCLFYLPVGGPDSTRESTYDPTLVFRMDCISSFWKVFNNIPEPTRMCAGTLYLFRDGINPKWEDLRNRDGGIVRAKVRPQVVDDAWLHLLCRTVGESWSRSVRNSVNGIALKVRAAAFMLEVWVTEQTSELMSDISELLHKFLGDAFQVPYIPHSVAQERAATNAAALAVKEKKNRGNRRLW